From the Alkalibacter rhizosphaerae genome, one window contains:
- a CDS encoding YifB family Mg chelatase-like AAA ATPase, giving the protein MLTTVYSSCIKGVQGHPVQVEVDVTNGLPTFALVGLPDAAVKESKDRVYSAIKNVGYPFPMQRITINLAPADIKKEGPIYDLPIALGLLQSCKLLVPTFDLKKHMFIGELSLSGNIGAVRGILPMVLCARDQGFSHIVVPRENASEASMVKGIKVLAMAHLSEVADYLLGSFHPIPVSDTGRILLNRQPDPSGDFADVQGHHQVKRGLEVAAAGFHNVLMIGPPGSGKTMLAKQFPTILPPLTMEEALEVTKLHSIAGALPLGTLMTQRPFRSPHHTITKSGLAGGGAVPRPGEITLAHLGVLFLDEMSEFNRACLEILRQPLEDKCIHLTRGNIQTTFPSFFLLIGSINPCPCGYFGDEIHPCTCTDRQRHQYRQKISGPLLDRMDIQMEVRSMDYEDMVQKKSVPDSSTIRKKVEVARQIQLDRFSKESYGYNALIPAGDIDRFCSASPSATHLLEIAFRRFKMSGRSYHRLLRMARTIADLDGSHRIEEGHMAQSLQYRRMDRELL; this is encoded by the coding sequence ATGTTGACTACCGTTTACAGCAGCTGCATCAAAGGTGTGCAAGGACATCCCGTTCAGGTGGAAGTGGATGTAACCAATGGTCTTCCCACTTTTGCCCTGGTAGGATTGCCGGATGCAGCCGTCAAAGAATCCAAAGACAGGGTCTATTCCGCCATAAAAAATGTCGGATATCCCTTTCCCATGCAACGCATTACCATCAATCTGGCTCCGGCAGACATCAAGAAGGAGGGGCCCATATACGACCTGCCCATTGCCTTGGGTCTTCTACAGTCCTGCAAGCTTCTTGTTCCAACGTTTGATCTGAAAAAGCACATGTTTATCGGCGAACTTTCCCTTTCGGGAAATATTGGGGCGGTCCGAGGGATCTTGCCCATGGTTTTATGCGCCAGGGATCAGGGGTTTTCCCATATAGTGGTACCAAGAGAAAATGCCTCGGAAGCCTCCATGGTGAAAGGGATCAAGGTCCTGGCGATGGCTCATTTATCAGAAGTGGCCGACTACTTGCTCGGTTCTTTTCATCCAATCCCCGTTTCCGATACGGGCAGGATCCTGTTGAATAGACAGCCAGACCCTTCCGGAGATTTCGCAGATGTACAGGGACATCATCAAGTCAAGCGGGGTTTGGAAGTGGCGGCAGCCGGTTTTCACAACGTGTTGATGATCGGGCCGCCTGGATCTGGAAAGACAATGCTGGCAAAACAATTCCCCACCATCCTTCCTCCCCTCACTATGGAAGAAGCCCTGGAAGTGACGAAACTCCACTCCATCGCAGGAGCTTTGCCCCTGGGCACACTTATGACACAACGACCTTTTCGCAGTCCCCATCATACCATCACCAAATCAGGATTGGCCGGCGGCGGTGCCGTGCCGAGACCTGGTGAGATCACACTTGCACATTTAGGTGTATTGTTCCTGGATGAAATGAGTGAATTCAACCGAGCTTGCCTGGAGATCCTTCGCCAACCATTGGAGGACAAGTGCATACATTTGACTAGGGGAAACATCCAAACCACCTTTCCTTCCTTCTTTTTGCTGATTGGATCCATCAATCCCTGTCCTTGCGGCTACTTCGGGGATGAGATCCATCCCTGCACCTGCACCGACCGGCAACGACACCAATATCGCCAAAAAATATCCGGACCTCTTTTGGACCGGATGGACATTCAAATGGAAGTTCGTAGCATGGATTACGAAGACATGGTTCAAAAAAAGTCGGTGCCGGATTCTTCGACCATCCGTAAAAAAGTGGAAGTTGCCAGACAGATCCAACTGGATCGCTTTTCAAAAGAATCTTACGGATACAACGCTTTGATCCCGGCAGGAGACATCGATCGGTTTTGCAGCGCCTCCCCTTCTGCGACACACCTGCTGGAGATCGCATTCCGACGATTTAAAATGAGTGGCAGAAGCTATCATCGCCTGCTGCGCATGGCCAGGACCATCGCCGATCTGGACGGCTCTCATCGGATCGAAGAAGGACATATGGCGCAAAGTCTTCAGTACCGGCGGATGGACCGGGAACTGCTTTAA
- a CDS encoding YraN family protein, whose translation MDRIKIGKAGEEEACGYLKNKGYTIVAQNFRCRHGEVDIVATQGEDLVFIEVKTRNNRNFGRPCEAVGWKKQRHIQKTAMFYLTKYGSVEMNVRFDVVEVEKEGIHHIENAFPYQMF comes from the coding sequence ATGGACCGGATCAAAATCGGCAAAGCAGGAGAAGAAGAGGCCTGCGGGTATTTAAAAAATAAAGGGTACACCATTGTGGCACAAAATTTTCGATGTCGCCATGGAGAAGTGGATATTGTTGCCACCCAAGGGGAAGATCTTGTTTTTATTGAAGTCAAAACAAGAAACAACAGAAATTTTGGACGACCCTGCGAAGCTGTCGGGTGGAAAAAACAGCGTCACATCCAAAAGACCGCCATGTTCTACCTGACAAAGTACGGATCCGTAGAAATGAATGTACGATTTGATGTGGTGGAAGTGGAAAAAGAAGGCATCCATCACATTGAAAATGCCTTCCCATATCAAATGTTTTAG
- a CDS encoding ribonuclease HII, protein MGISQKSIKEIKELMESVDPGEYPSWIETLSLDERAGVRQIANTLEHRIKSARLEADRLLEMKKMEENFRTHGFRLVGGMDEVGRGPLAGPVVSCAILLPEDSMVEKVNDSKKLNETTREKLYETLLKNALSVGIGLVENTEIDRINILQATKKSMHLALDQMERKPDLILVDAMELKGLDLEQRAIIKGDARCYSIAAASIVAKVHRDRIMEAYHEIYPMYHFDSNKGYGTKEHVEAIQKYGLSPIHRRSFCTNFL, encoded by the coding sequence ATGGGAATAAGTCAAAAATCGATCAAAGAGATCAAGGAGCTGATGGAATCCGTCGATCCGGGCGAATATCCGTCCTGGATCGAAACCTTGTCTTTGGATGAACGGGCCGGTGTCCGGCAAATCGCCAACACGTTGGAGCATCGTATTAAAAGTGCCCGACTGGAAGCGGACAGGCTGTTGGAAATGAAAAAGATGGAAGAAAATTTCCGCACCCATGGGTTTCGTCTGGTGGGAGGAATGGATGAGGTCGGTCGAGGACCCCTTGCGGGACCCGTTGTCAGTTGCGCCATCCTATTGCCGGAAGATTCCATGGTGGAAAAAGTCAATGACTCGAAAAAACTCAACGAAACCACCCGGGAAAAACTCTACGAGACATTGTTGAAAAATGCCCTATCCGTTGGGATCGGGTTGGTGGAAAATACAGAAATAGACCGCATCAATATTCTTCAAGCGACAAAAAAAAGCATGCATCTGGCATTGGATCAAATGGAAAGAAAACCGGATTTGATTTTGGTGGATGCCATGGAGTTGAAAGGTCTGGATCTGGAGCAAAGAGCCATCATAAAAGGAGATGCCCGTTGCTATTCCATAGCAGCAGCCAGCATTGTGGCAAAGGTTCATCGGGACCGTATCATGGAAGCATACCACGAAATCTATCCAATGTATCATTTTGATTCCAACAAGGGATACGGAACGAAAGAACATGTGGAAGCCATTCAAAAATATGGCTTGTCCCCCATACATCGACGAAGTTTTTGCACCAATTTTCTCTAA
- the ylqF gene encoding ribosome biogenesis GTPase YlqF, producing the protein MDIQWYPGHMAKAKREIRESLKLIDLAVELVDARVPVSSTNPEVDQLLGSKKKIVVLNKADLADPAVNKLWEAHYKKMGQPYVFVNSLAGKGIKDLVAAIKKVMEPKLERDRKKGRMNRQIRCLVLGIPNVGKSTLINAISGKATAKTGNKPGVTKANQWIKVGKDVLLLDTPGILWPKFEDDAIGLKLAWIGSIKDTIYDREEAALRLIGFLRQNYLEELKDRYGVSPQKESTDLEVMETIARKRMLLSKGGEVDYARTSAMLMDEMKKNIFANVSFEKPEDFTWE; encoded by the coding sequence ATGGATATTCAATGGTACCCCGGTCATATGGCCAAGGCCAAACGGGAAATTAGGGAAAGTTTAAAATTGATCGACCTGGCAGTGGAGCTGGTGGACGCCAGGGTCCCTGTAAGCAGCACAAACCCTGAAGTCGATCAACTGCTGGGCAGCAAGAAAAAAATCGTGGTCTTGAACAAGGCAGATCTGGCAGATCCTGCAGTCAATAAACTTTGGGAGGCTCATTACAAAAAAATGGGGCAGCCTTATGTTTTTGTCAATTCTCTTGCAGGAAAAGGGATCAAGGATCTGGTGGCCGCTATCAAGAAGGTCATGGAACCCAAGCTGGAACGAGATCGGAAAAAAGGGCGAATGAACCGGCAAATCCGTTGTCTGGTCCTGGGCATTCCCAATGTGGGGAAATCCACATTGATCAATGCGATCAGCGGAAAAGCGACGGCAAAAACAGGAAACAAACCTGGAGTCACAAAGGCCAATCAATGGATCAAAGTCGGAAAAGACGTTCTCTTGTTGGATACACCGGGTATTTTATGGCCGAAATTTGAAGATGATGCCATAGGATTGAAACTTGCATGGATCGGGTCCATCAAGGACACCATCTATGACCGGGAGGAGGCGGCACTTCGCCTGATCGGCTTTTTGCGACAAAATTACCTGGAAGAGTTGAAAGATCGTTATGGAGTTTCTCCGCAGAAGGAGAGTACCGATCTCGAAGTGATGGAAACCATTGCCAGAAAGCGAATGCTCCTTTCAAAAGGTGGCGAAGTAGATTACGCCAGAACTTCCGCGATGCTGATGGATGAAATGAAAAAGAACATTTTCGCCAATGTATCCTTTGAAAAACCGGAGGATTTCACATGGGAATAA
- the lepB gene encoding signal peptidase I, whose amino-acid sequence MDNEGVKLKKQKSEWREWLESAVIAIVLALFIKLFIFEFVLVEGSSMNPTLNDGDRLVVAKVQYYFQEPDVNEIIILHYSQGVEFVKRVVGVGGDTVEIKDSVLYVNGSAVEETYTDGSTYADYPASTVPEGMYFVLGDNRDNSRDSRFADVGFIKKDDIVGKVFLRIYPFDRLGRIE is encoded by the coding sequence ATGGACAATGAAGGTGTCAAATTGAAAAAACAAAAAAGCGAATGGCGAGAATGGCTGGAGTCGGCGGTCATTGCCATCGTATTGGCTTTGTTTATAAAACTTTTCATATTTGAATTTGTTTTGGTGGAGGGCAGTTCCATGAACCCTACATTGAACGATGGGGACCGCCTGGTCGTAGCAAAAGTGCAATACTATTTTCAGGAACCGGACGTCAATGAGATCATCATCCTTCACTATTCCCAAGGAGTGGAGTTTGTCAAAAGAGTAGTTGGAGTGGGGGGAGACACGGTGGAAATCAAAGACAGCGTACTTTATGTCAATGGCTCGGCCGTGGAAGAAACATATACCGATGGATCCACATATGCCGATTATCCGGCCTCCACCGTGCCTGAAGGCATGTATTTTGTTCTCGGAGACAACCGGGACAACAGCAGGGACAGTCGGTTTGCCGATGTGGGTTTCATTAAAAAAGACGACATCGTGGGCAAAGTATTTCTTCGGATCTATCCCTTTGACCGATTGGGAAGAATAGAGTAG